One Candidatus Reconcilbacillus cellulovorans DNA window includes the following coding sequences:
- the polC gene encoding PolC-type DNA polymerase III (catalyzes DNA-template-directed extension of the 3'- end of a DNA strand by one nucleotide at a time; required for leading strand synthesis; PolC exhibits 3' to 5' exonuclease activity) encodes MRGGVPVSHPGEKRERFERLLSAAELAEGEAAHFADVCVERVEVSKAENAWTIVMRGPRLIPQDVYRRFCRAVRDKFRHVQRIRFVMLYDASVDDAALVNEYWSQFTEWAQHELASVNGWLAKASVDVRPGLLTVELPDAFGLEMARRKEIHLHIREFFKKSFGRDYQVRLTVGDAQPDYEQFYRQVEAEDRALARELTEAQEASKGPEPEKRFAFGARLDGETPVRMADIRDEEKRVTIEGVVFRLERRELKNGSALFQLAVTDYTDSIYAKLFAKTKDELRLFSALREGMWLRLRGRVEYDRFMNPPELVLVPSDGVEIEPPPERTDDAPEKRVEFHLHTTMSTMDAVASAEDYIRTAAAWGHEAIAITDHANVQAFPEAYKAAKKYGIKLIYGMEANVVDDGVPIVVNAEDRDLQQTDYVVFDIETTGLSVTQNRIIEIAAVKMRGGRVVDEFATFVNPHEPIPPHIRELTRITDDMVAGAPDIEQVLPKFLEFVGDAVLVAHNARFDTGFLNECCRRLGLPVPANPVLDTLELARLFYPTLKNHKLNTLAEKFEVRLDQHHRAIDDSRALGEILFHMLKDAVERGFGNLNELNAHVGKDLSNQRPFHCCLYALNAQGKKNLFKLVSLSHTEYFNKVPCIPKSKLAEYREGILVASGCEKGELFEAVLNKSEEEAERIAEFYDVLEIQPPDLFLHLVDKGLVGSREALVNANRKIVELGKKLGKPVIATGNAHYIHPRDKIFRDITIHNITGFSPLKEQRKPDVHFRTTAEMLREFAELGEDVAYEVVVKNTRELAQKFETFDLFPKQLFVPKMEGAGEEMRAKCYEAAKRMYGDPLPEVVAARLEKELVPIIKAGYAVNYLICERLVKKSNEDGYLVGSRGSVGSSIVATMLGISEVNPLPPHYLCPACKYSEWFTDGSVRSGFDLEDKPCPKCGATMKGDGQDIPFETFLGFKGDKVPDIDLNFSGEYQARAHQYTKELFGEKNVFRAGTIGTVADKTAFGFVKKYEEDHGKKWRAAELERLAAGCTGVKRSTGQHPGGIVVVPDYIEVEDVTPVQYPADDTSSEWKTTHFDYHAFEDNLLKLDILGHDDPTMMRMLYELTGVDPTTIPMNDKKVLSIFRSTEALGVTPEQIRSPVATYGIPEMGTKFVRQMLEECQPKTFSDLLQISGLSHGTGVWIGNAQELIRSGVCTIETVIGCRDEIMLYLIYKAGMDASLAFQITESVRKGKGLTPEWIEAMKRHGVPQWYIDSCLKIEYMFPKAHAAAYVTSAVRTAYYKVYHPVAFYAAFFTVRAEDFDVELCVRGYDAIRRRLEEIEEKGSQATAKEKNMIPVLEMALEMTARGFSFRSIDLYRSDATRFLIDGDALIPPFSAVAGIGESAANNIAAARRDGPFLSVEDFQMRTRVSKTVVELLAGFGCFDGMPETNQLSLF; translated from the coding sequence ATGCGGGGAGGGGTTCCGGTGAGCCATCCGGGGGAAAAGCGCGAGCGGTTCGAGCGGCTGTTGTCCGCGGCGGAGTTGGCGGAAGGCGAGGCGGCGCATTTTGCGGACGTCTGCGTCGAACGCGTCGAAGTGTCGAAAGCGGAGAACGCCTGGACAATCGTCATGCGCGGCCCGAGGCTCATCCCGCAGGACGTTTATCGCCGATTTTGTCGCGCGGTCCGCGACAAATTCCGCCATGTGCAGCGCATCCGGTTCGTCATGCTGTACGACGCGTCCGTCGACGACGCGGCGCTGGTGAATGAGTACTGGAGTCAGTTTACCGAATGGGCGCAGCATGAACTCGCGTCCGTCAACGGTTGGCTGGCCAAGGCATCCGTCGATGTCCGACCCGGCCTTCTAACGGTGGAATTGCCGGACGCGTTCGGGTTGGAAATGGCTAGGAGGAAAGAGATTCACTTACATATAAGGGAATTTTTTAAAAAATCATTCGGTCGCGACTATCAGGTGCGGCTGACCGTCGGCGACGCACAACCGGATTACGAACAGTTTTACCGCCAAGTCGAAGCGGAAGACCGGGCGCTGGCTCGGGAACTGACGGAGGCGCAAGAGGCCTCGAAAGGGCCGGAACCGGAAAAACGGTTTGCGTTCGGCGCCAGGCTCGACGGCGAGACGCCGGTCCGCATGGCGGACATCCGGGACGAAGAAAAACGCGTCACCATCGAAGGCGTCGTCTTCCGCCTGGAGCGCCGCGAGCTGAAAAACGGTTCGGCGTTGTTTCAACTGGCCGTTACCGACTACACCGATTCGATCTATGCGAAATTGTTCGCCAAAACGAAGGACGAGCTTCGCCTTTTTTCGGCGTTGCGCGAAGGCATGTGGCTCCGCCTGCGCGGCCGCGTCGAGTACGACCGGTTCATGAACCCGCCGGAACTCGTGCTTGTGCCTAGCGACGGAGTCGAAATCGAACCGCCGCCCGAGCGGACCGACGACGCGCCGGAAAAACGAGTCGAATTTCACCTACATACGACGATGAGCACGATGGATGCCGTCGCTTCGGCCGAAGATTATATCCGGACTGCGGCGGCCTGGGGACACGAGGCGATCGCGATCACCGACCACGCCAACGTGCAGGCGTTTCCGGAAGCGTATAAGGCGGCGAAAAAATACGGCATCAAACTGATTTACGGCATGGAAGCCAACGTCGTCGACGACGGCGTGCCGATCGTGGTGAACGCCGAAGACCGCGACCTGCAGCAGACCGATTACGTCGTCTTCGACATCGAGACGACCGGTCTATCCGTCACGCAGAACCGCATCATCGAAATCGCCGCCGTCAAGATGCGCGGCGGTCGCGTCGTCGACGAATTCGCGACGTTCGTCAATCCGCACGAGCCGATTCCGCCGCACATTCGCGAACTGACGCGCATCACCGACGACATGGTGGCCGGCGCCCCGGATATCGAACAGGTATTGCCGAAGTTTCTGGAATTTGTCGGCGACGCCGTCCTGGTCGCCCACAACGCGCGGTTCGACACCGGCTTTCTGAACGAATGCTGCCGTAGGCTCGGCCTGCCGGTTCCCGCCAATCCCGTGCTCGACACGCTGGAATTAGCCCGGCTTTTTTATCCGACGCTGAAGAATCACAAGCTGAACACGTTGGCGGAAAAATTCGAAGTGCGGCTCGATCAGCATCACCGGGCGATCGACGACAGCCGGGCGCTTGGTGAAATTTTGTTCCATATGCTGAAAGACGCCGTTGAACGCGGATTCGGCAACCTGAACGAACTGAACGCCCATGTCGGCAAGGATTTGTCCAACCAGCGTCCGTTTCACTGCTGCCTGTACGCACTGAATGCGCAGGGCAAGAAAAATCTGTTCAAACTCGTTTCGCTGTCGCATACGGAGTATTTCAACAAGGTGCCGTGCATTCCGAAAAGCAAGCTGGCGGAATACCGCGAGGGGATCCTCGTCGCCTCGGGGTGCGAAAAAGGCGAGCTGTTCGAAGCCGTGCTGAATAAAAGCGAGGAGGAAGCCGAGCGCATCGCCGAGTTTTACGACGTGCTCGAGATCCAGCCGCCGGACTTGTTTTTGCATCTCGTCGACAAGGGGCTGGTCGGCAGCCGCGAGGCGCTCGTCAACGCCAACCGGAAAATCGTCGAGCTCGGCAAAAAACTCGGCAAGCCGGTGATCGCGACGGGCAACGCGCATTATATCCACCCGCGCGACAAGATTTTCCGCGACATCACGATCCACAACATCACCGGCTTCAGCCCGCTGAAAGAACAGCGCAAGCCGGACGTCCATTTCCGCACGACGGCGGAGATGTTGCGGGAATTCGCCGAGCTCGGCGAAGACGTCGCATACGAAGTCGTCGTCAAAAACACGCGGGAACTGGCCCAAAAGTTCGAGACGTTCGACCTCTTCCCGAAACAATTGTTTGTTCCGAAAATGGAAGGCGCCGGCGAGGAAATGCGCGCCAAATGTTACGAGGCCGCCAAGCGCATGTACGGCGACCCACTGCCGGAAGTCGTCGCCGCGCGGTTGGAAAAGGAACTTGTTCCGATCATCAAGGCGGGATACGCTGTCAACTATCTGATCTGCGAACGTCTGGTCAAAAAATCGAACGAAGACGGCTACCTCGTCGGCTCGCGCGGTTCTGTCGGCTCGTCGATCGTCGCGACGATGCTCGGCATCTCCGAAGTCAATCCGTTGCCGCCGCATTACTTGTGCCCAGCGTGCAAGTACAGCGAATGGTTCACCGACGGCAGCGTCCGAAGCGGCTTTGATCTAGAGGACAAGCCGTGCCCGAAATGCGGTGCGACGATGAAGGGCGACGGTCAGGACATCCCGTTTGAGACTTTTCTCGGCTTCAAGGGCGACAAAGTGCCGGACATCGACCTGAATTTTTCCGGCGAATACCAGGCGCGCGCCCACCAGTACACGAAAGAACTGTTCGGCGAAAAGAACGTCTTCCGCGCCGGCACGATCGGCACGGTCGCGGACAAGACCGCGTTCGGCTTCGTCAAAAAATACGAGGAAGACCACGGCAAGAAATGGCGGGCGGCCGAACTGGAGCGCCTGGCCGCCGGGTGTACCGGCGTCAAGCGCAGCACCGGCCAGCATCCCGGCGGGATCGTCGTCGTGCCGGACTACATCGAAGTGGAAGACGTGACACCGGTTCAATACCCGGCGGACGACACGTCGTCGGAGTGGAAGACGACTCATTTCGACTACCACGCGTTTGAGGACAATCTGCTCAAGCTCGACATTCTCGGCCACGACGACCCGACGATGATGCGCATGCTGTACGAACTGACCGGCGTCGACCCGACGACGATCCCGATGAACGACAAAAAAGTGCTGAGCATTTTCCGGTCGACGGAGGCGCTGGGCGTGACGCCGGAACAGATCCGCAGCCCGGTGGCGACGTACGGCATTCCGGAAATGGGCACGAAGTTCGTCCGCCAGATGCTGGAGGAGTGCCAGCCCAAGACGTTTTCCGACCTGCTGCAGATTTCCGGGCTGTCGCACGGCACCGGCGTCTGGATCGGCAATGCGCAGGAACTGATCCGAAGCGGCGTCTGCACGATCGAGACCGTCATCGGCTGTCGAGACGAAATCATGCTGTATCTCATCTACAAGGCAGGCATGGACGCCTCGCTTGCGTTTCAGATTACGGAAAGCGTCCGCAAGGGCAAAGGTCTTACGCCGGAATGGATCGAGGCGATGAAACGCCACGGCGTGCCGCAGTGGTACATCGACTCGTGTCTCAAGATCGAATACATGTTTCCGAAAGCGCATGCCGCCGCCTACGTCACGAGCGCCGTCCGGACGGCGTACTATAAAGTGTATCATCCCGTCGCTTTTTATGCGGCGTTTTTCACCGTGCGGGCGGAGGATTTCGACGTCGAGCTGTGCGTCAGAGGCTACGACGCGATTCGGCGCAGACTCGAAGAGATCGAGGAAAAAGGTTCG
- a CDS encoding proline--tRNA ligase, with product MAQDKAFVKEITPQSEDFSRWYLDVITKAELMSYAPVRGCIVFRPDGYEIWELIQKELDARFKATGHRNAYFPLLIPESFLLKEKEHVEGFNPELPWVTEAGGEKLEERLAIRPTSETVIGHMFASWIQSYRDLPLLINQWANVVRWEKRTLPFLRTTEFLWQEGHTAHENEEDARRETLRMLDVYREFAENVLALPVIAGRKTRLEKFAGALETYSIEAMMRDGRAVQAGTSHYMGTNFAQAFNIQYLDRENKRQYAHTTSWGVSTRLIGAVIMAHGDDRGLMLPPKIAPTQAVLIPIGPAKAREAVVAKTHELGERLKTAGVRVKVDDSPDQSPGWKFNEYELRGVPVRLELGPRDLENGAVVLVSRVSGEKRTVPQERAVEETLRMLEENHRLMYERAKRFLHEHTRPVETLEEFRLFLEETRGFGVAGWCGEDSCELRVREATGATSRNIPFEPPESKTRCLVCGEPAAYTVVFGKSY from the coding sequence CCGTGCGCGGCTGCATCGTCTTTCGCCCGGACGGGTATGAGATATGGGAGCTCATTCAGAAAGAATTAGACGCGCGGTTCAAGGCGACGGGACACCGCAACGCCTACTTTCCGCTCTTGATTCCGGAAAGTTTTTTGCTTAAAGAGAAGGAACACGTCGAAGGTTTCAATCCCGAACTGCCGTGGGTGACCGAGGCAGGCGGTGAAAAGCTCGAGGAACGCCTTGCGATCCGGCCGACGTCCGAAACCGTCATCGGTCATATGTTCGCCAGCTGGATTCAGTCGTATCGCGATCTTCCGCTGCTGATCAACCAGTGGGCGAACGTCGTCCGGTGGGAGAAGCGGACGCTGCCCTTTTTGCGGACGACCGAATTTTTGTGGCAGGAAGGCCATACGGCGCACGAGAACGAAGAAGACGCGCGCCGCGAAACGTTGCGCATGCTCGACGTGTACCGGGAATTCGCCGAAAACGTGCTTGCGCTGCCGGTCATTGCCGGCCGAAAGACGCGGCTCGAAAAATTCGCCGGCGCGCTGGAAACGTATTCGATTGAGGCGATGATGCGCGACGGGCGCGCCGTCCAGGCGGGGACGTCGCATTACATGGGGACGAATTTCGCGCAGGCGTTCAACATTCAGTATCTGGACCGGGAAAACAAGCGACAGTACGCGCACACCACATCATGGGGCGTCAGCACTCGGCTGATCGGCGCCGTCATCATGGCGCACGGCGACGATCGCGGCCTTATGCTGCCTCCGAAAATCGCGCCGACGCAGGCGGTGCTCATTCCGATCGGTCCGGCGAAGGCGCGGGAGGCCGTCGTCGCCAAAACGCACGAACTCGGCGAGCGCCTGAAGACCGCCGGCGTCCGCGTCAAAGTCGACGATTCCCCAGACCAAAGCCCGGGTTGGAAGTTCAACGAATACGAGCTGCGCGGCGTTCCCGTTCGGCTTGAACTCGGGCCTCGCGATCTGGAAAACGGCGCCGTAGTGTTGGTGTCGCGCGTCTCCGGCGAAAAGCGGACCGTGCCGCAGGAACGCGCGGTGGAGGAAACGCTGCGGATGTTGGAGGAAAATCATCGTCTCATGTACGAGCGCGCCAAGCGCTTTCTTCACGAGCACACGCGGCCGGTGGAGACGCTGGAGGAGTTCCGTCTTTTCCTCGAAGAGACGCGCGGATTCGGCGTCGCCGGTTGGTGCGGCGAGGATTCCTGCGAACTGCGCGTGCGGGAAGCGACGGGCGCGACGAGCCGCAACATTCCGTTCGAACCGCCCGAATCCAAAACCCGTTGCCTCGTCTGCGGCGAACCGGCGGCGTATACGGTCGTTTTCGGCAAGTCGTACTGA